A single genomic interval of Cupriavidus sp. MP-37 harbors:
- the bamE gene encoding outer membrane protein assembly factor BamE, whose amino-acid sequence MGLIASMLALFGCDQQKVDEAMKKAGETARNTWNAIKPDSELFKGIVPGQSTEEELRRQAGKPEIVWEEADGGRRLEYPRGPEGTTTWMVTIGADGKVAKIEQVLSAENFARVRPGMSKDDIRRLLGKPTRVEAFALKQEEVWGYRWMETSTDKAFFNVHFNSNGTVTNTSRSDDPSRMQGG is encoded by the coding sequence ATGGGACTGATTGCCTCGATGCTTGCGCTGTTCGGCTGCGACCAGCAGAAGGTCGACGAAGCCATGAAGAAGGCGGGCGAGACCGCCCGCAACACCTGGAACGCGATCAAGCCCGACAGCGAGCTGTTCAAGGGCATCGTGCCGGGCCAGTCGACCGAGGAAGAGCTGCGCCGCCAGGCCGGCAAGCCCGAGATCGTCTGGGAAGAGGCCGACGGCGGGCGCCGGCTGGAATACCCGCGCGGCCCCGAGGGCACCACCACGTGGATGGTCACCATCGGCGCCGACGGCAAGGTCGCGAAGATCGAGCAGGTGCTGTCGGCCGAGAATTTCGCGCGCGTGCGCCCCGGCATGAGCAAGGACGATATCCGCCGCCTGCTGGGCAAGCCCACCAGGGTGGAAGCGTTCGCGCTGAAGCAGGAGGAGGTGTGGGGCTACCGCTGGATGGAAACCTCGACCGACAAGGCCTTCTTCAACGTGCATTTCAACAGCAACGGCACCGTCACCAACACTTCGCGCAGCGACGATCCGTCGCGGATGCAGGGCGGCTGA